In Armatimonas rosea, the DNA window CCTGACGCCGGAGAGCGCAGATGTGGCGAGCTTTGTCGCACGTACCAAGCGCCTCCTCGCCCTGCCGGGGGTTACGGGATTTGCTCTGGAGCGCCTCGCCGCGCCGGGCTACCGCGAGGGAATCGGGGGAATGGGCGGTGCCGAGGGCTTCTTCTGGCAGGGGGGGGCGAACGCACGGGAGCGGGTCGCCTTTGCCCGAGACCAAAGGTCCGACCCGGCGGAGCTGGGCGGCTTTAGCTTTACCGATATCTTCAGCGGCGGGAGCGTCCGCAGTGCCTGGACCAAGCGCACGACAGCCCGTAGCGATGCCTTCCTTGGGCGCCTCACCGCAGGGCTCACGAAGGCGGGGCTCGCCCCCAGCTCGGTGCTGACCACTGCCGAGCCCCCGCGCTGGGAGAAGTGGACGGGCAAGTACCCTGGGGGCTCTACCGTCAGCAGCGCGATTCGTCCCGTGCTCAAGACCCTCTCCTACAGCCGAATCCTCGCCCAGCCGGGGCAGTTTGGCGATGCCAGTGAGTTCGCGGGCTTCGACGACCCCGATCAGTTTACAGGAGTCCTTGGCAAGGAGCTCAGTGGCTTCAATGCCCCGGACGCGGAAGTGCGCTGGGATGGCCTGGTACTCGACCTGGCAGACCAGACCGTGGAGACCACGTTGGCAATTCTAGAGCGTGCTCTGCTCAAAAAATAAAACCAAGGGCAAGGCTAAGAATAAGACTATTTTAAGAGCATTAAATAATTGCGCTGTGATATAATCCCCTGTCCCCAAAACAGGGGATTATCCCTTATTGTTGAGGTACTTTTTCAATGCAACGACGTGCATTTACTCTAATTGAGCTTCTCGTAGTGATTGCGATCATTGCGATTCTTGCCGCCATTCTCTTTCCTGTTTTCGCTCAAGCTCGTGACAAGGCTCGCTCCGCAGCGTGTCTTTCGAATACGAAGCAGCTTGCGCTTGGTGTGTACCAGTACGCGCAGGACTACGACGAGACCCTTCCTGTTGCGGGCTACAACGCGCAATGCCGTGGCCGCTGGCAGTGGCAGATCTATCCCTATGTCAAGAACGAGCAGGTCTTTACCTGTCCCAACATCTCGCAGCAGCCTTGGCGCGCCACAACCGGTGTGAACTTCAACTACACCTGTCCTAACAGCGGCCAGGTGATCACATCGGGGCTGGGCCAGAACGACAAGGGCGGCTACGGCTGGAACTACGCCCTGCACGGCGACTCGGGCGATGTAACCGGTGCCGCGCTTGACCGCGCACCAGGCTACTCCTTGGCCGCGATCAACAAGCCTGCCGATACCGTCATTATTGGTGAGACCGGCTTCATTGGAACCGCGGGAACGGCCTCCGGCTGGGCGATGATGGCGTGGGACCCACGCAACACCGGATCCGCTGGCTTCTCGCAACCGGGCCTCTTTGCCCAGGGCCGCCACAACAGCGAGCAGACCGTCACCATGCAAGGCATGCCCGTTCCGGTGAAGGGGCGCCTGAACGTGGTCTTCCTGGATGGCCACGCCAAGAACCTCAGCCTGGGGCAGCTCTTCGAGAAAGCACCCAACGTGGGAGGAGTCGCTGTCGAAGACGGTGTCACCTTGACCAATGAAGATGGTGTCGCGACCTATGCTCAGGGTACCTGTGTGAACTGTGTCCGCTCGCACAACTACTACCGGCTCCTGAACCGCGACTAGTCCGCGCTTCGCTAAAAAAAATCTCTACGTTCCCGCAGGGGACGTAGAGATTTTTTTATGAGGGGCCGGGTATACTCTAAATGTTCGGCAAGGTGCCGGATAATTTCTTATAGGTATGGGGTTCCTAAATTCATGCAACGACGTGCATTTACTCTAATTGAGCTTCTCGTAGTGATTGCGATCATTGCGATTCTTGCCGCCATTCTCTTTCCTGTTTTCGCTCAAGCTCGTGACAAGGCTCGCTCCGCAGCGTGTCTTTCGAATACGAAGCAGCTTGCGCTTGGTGTGTACCAGTACGCGCAGGACTACGACGAGACCCTTCCTGTTGCGGGCTACAACGCGCAGTGCCGTGGCCGCTGGCAGTGGCAGATCTTCCCCTACGTCAAGAACGAGCAGGTCTTTACCTGTCCCAACATCTCGCAGCGTCCCTGGGTGAAGACTACCAACAATAACTTTACCTGTCCCAACAGCGGGCAGGTGATCACATCGGGGCTGGGCCAGAACGACAAGGGCGGCTACGGCTGGAACTACGCCCTGCAAGGCGACAATGGAAACGGTGCATCCAGCCTCGACTCCGCTCCGGGCTACGCCCTCGCGGCTATCGGCAAGCCCGCCGACACCGTGATCATCGGCGAGACCGGCTTCGTCCCCAATGTCGCCGCCGCTTCCGGCTGGGCAATGATGGCGTTCGATCCTCGCCTCACCGGGGCCGCCGCAGGCTTTGCACAGCCGGGCTTGCTGGCCCAGGGCCGCCATAACACGGAGCAGACCTTCACGATGCAGGGCATGCCCGTTCCGATCAAGGGACGTCTCAACGTGGTCTTCATGGACGGCCACGCCAAGAACCTCAGCCTGGGGCAGCTCTTTGAGGTGGCACCCGTGGTGGGAGGCGTTGCCGTCGAAGATGGTGTGTCGCTCGTGAATGAGAACAATGTCGCAACCGCGACACCGGGGACGCTGGTGAACCACACCCGACCCAACATCCGCTACAGACTCCTGAACATCTACTAGGATACGCGTTGCCCGACGGAGCCCACTCTCTGGATTCAGAGAGTGGGCTGTTTTTTCTTCGGGCGGTACAATAGCCCGTTATGTCACAACGCTATCGCACCATCTTGCTCTTTGGACGCCCAGGGTCGGGGAAGGGCACGATCGGGAAAGTCCTGGGCGCTGTCCCCGGCTTCTTTCACATGGCCTGCGGCGATGTCTTTCGCACGATCGACCTCTCCACCGACCTCGGAAAGATCTTCAATGAGTACTCGTCGCGCGGGGAGCTGGTCCCCGACGACGCGACTGTCAAGCTGTGGAAGGTGACGTGCGATGCACAGGTCGCAACCCACCGCTACCGCCCCGACTCGGACTTGCTGATCCTGGATGGGATACCGCGCAACCTGGAGCAGGCCAAGATCATGGAGGAGCACATCCAAGTGGAGCGCGTCTTTCACCTGGTCTGCACCGATGAGCCCGAGATGATGGCCCGCCTGCGCCGCCGCGCCCTCCGTGAGAACCGCTTCGACGATGCCTCTGAGGACGTGATCCGCCGCCGCTGGCAGGTCTACACCGATGAGACACGCCCCGTGCTCAACTACTACGCCCCCGAGAAGATCGAGCGAGTCGATGCTATGGGCTCGCCCGCCAAGGTCATCCACGATATCCTCGGGCGCATGATGGGCTGGGGGCTGATTAAGTAACCGTTGTTTATCCCGCCCGTTGGAGGGGCGGGACTGGAGAGCCTTCGGCTGGGAAGCCCGTGCCGGGCATAATTCGGTATGGCCGAAGGCCTTCGTGTCGGAGCGTGCGACGACAGCAAGACGCCCCCCTCCAACGGGGGCGGTCTAAAACGGGCGGGATAGATCAACACTATGCAAGCAATACGTTTTCACCAGTTTGGCGGGCCGGAGGTACTCCAGCTCGATACGCTCGACGACCTCACCCCCGGTCCGGGGGAGGTACGAATCGCCGTGAAGGCATCGGGGGTCAACCCGGTCGATACCTACATTCGCTCAGGGATCTATGGGCCACGACCGTTTCCCTTCACTGCCGGGCTCGATCCTGCCGGTGTTGTCGATGCCGTGGGCGAGGGCGTTACCAAGATCGCGGTGGGGCAGCGGGTCTATGCGGCAGGAGTGAAGACCGGTGCCTACGCCGAACAGTGCCTCGCCGATGCTAGCCTCGTCTTCCCGCTACCGGACTCGATCTCGTTTTCCCAAGCGGCAGGGATCAATGTTCCCTACGCCACCGCCTACCGTGCGCTCCATGGCCGCGCCCATGCCCGCCCGGGAGAGCGCGTGCTGATCCACGGGGCCTCGGGGGGAGTCGGGATCGCCGCCTGCCAGCTCGCACGGGCGCTCGGGATGACGGTCACCGGGACGGCAAGCACCGCCGAGGGCCGCGAGCTGGTCCTGCGCGAGGGAGCCCACAGGGCGCTCGACCACACGCAAGAGGGCTATCTCGACGG includes these proteins:
- a CDS encoding prepilin-type N-terminal cleavage/methylation domain-containing protein → MQRRAFTLIELLVVIAIIAILAAILFPVFAQARDKARSAACLSNTKQLALGVYQYAQDYDETLPVAGYNAQCRGRWQWQIYPYVKNEQVFTCPNISQQPWRATTGVNFNYTCPNSGQVITSGLGQNDKGGYGWNYALHGDSGDVTGAALDRAPGYSLAAINKPADTVIIGETGFIGTAGTASGWAMMAWDPRNTGSAGFSQPGLFAQGRHNSEQTVTMQGMPVPVKGRLNVVFLDGHAKNLSLGQLFEKAPNVGGVAVEDGVTLTNEDGVATYAQGTCVNCVRSHNYYRLLNRD
- a CDS encoding prepilin-type N-terminal cleavage/methylation domain-containing protein → MQRRAFTLIELLVVIAIIAILAAILFPVFAQARDKARSAACLSNTKQLALGVYQYAQDYDETLPVAGYNAQCRGRWQWQIFPYVKNEQVFTCPNISQRPWVKTTNNNFTCPNSGQVITSGLGQNDKGGYGWNYALQGDNGNGASSLDSAPGYALAAIGKPADTVIIGETGFVPNVAAASGWAMMAFDPRLTGAAAGFAQPGLLAQGRHNTEQTFTMQGMPVPIKGRLNVVFMDGHAKNLSLGQLFEVAPVVGGVAVEDGVSLVNENNVATATPGTLVNHTRPNIRYRLLNIY
- a CDS encoding adenylate kinase family protein translates to MSQRYRTILLFGRPGSGKGTIGKVLGAVPGFFHMACGDVFRTIDLSTDLGKIFNEYSSRGELVPDDATVKLWKVTCDAQVATHRYRPDSDLLILDGIPRNLEQAKIMEEHIQVERVFHLVCTDEPEMMARLRRRALRENRFDDASEDVIRRRWQVYTDETRPVLNYYAPEKIERVDAMGSPAKVIHDILGRMMGWGLIK
- a CDS encoding NADPH:quinone reductase is translated as MQAIRFHQFGGPEVLQLDTLDDLTPGPGEVRIAVKASGVNPVDTYIRSGIYGPRPFPFTAGLDPAGVVDAVGEGVTKIAVGQRVYAAGVKTGAYAEQCLADASLVFPLPDSISFSQAAGINVPYATAYRALHGRAHARPGERVLIHGASGGVGIAACQLARALGMTVTGTASTAEGRELVLREGAHRALDHTQEGYLDGQTFDVIIEMLANVNLARDLAALNRYGRVVVIGNRGTIELNPRETMSRDAAILGMTLFNVPPDELQSIHAALYAGFENGTLRPVVGQEFPLAEAAAAQLAVMAPGKLGKIVLTVG